Proteins encoded within one genomic window of Streptomyces profundus:
- a CDS encoding diacylglycerol/lipid kinase family protein yields MRALLVVNPVATTTSARTRDVLSHALASDLKLDVAATEYRGHARRLARQAAESGTTDVVIALGGDGTVNEVVNGLLHNGPDPGGELPRLAVVPGGSTNVFARALGLPNDAVEATGALLDALHARSERTVGLGLATGTPGTPDAEVPSRWFTFCAGYGFDAGVIGRVEGQRERGKRSTHALYVRQAMRHFLGDRQRTHGTISLTRPGEEPVEGLVLSIICNTAPWTFLGNRPVYAAPRASFDTGLDLLGLSRLSSAAVTRYGTQLLRSSPDRGPHGRHVVSLHDETEFTLQSQAPLPFQLDGDHLGLRNSVSFTGVRRALRVIV; encoded by the coding sequence ATGCGCGCACTTCTCGTGGTCAACCCCGTAGCCACCACCACCAGTGCGCGGACCCGTGACGTGCTCAGCCACGCGCTGGCCAGCGACCTCAAGCTCGATGTCGCCGCCACCGAGTACCGGGGCCACGCCCGGCGTCTCGCCCGCCAGGCGGCGGAGTCGGGCACCACGGATGTGGTGATCGCGCTCGGCGGGGACGGCACGGTCAACGAGGTCGTCAACGGGCTGCTGCACAACGGGCCCGACCCCGGCGGCGAGCTGCCCCGGCTGGCGGTGGTGCCCGGCGGCTCGACCAATGTCTTCGCCCGGGCGCTCGGGCTCCCCAACGACGCCGTGGAGGCCACCGGCGCGCTGCTCGACGCCCTGCACGCCCGCTCCGAGCGCACCGTCGGCCTGGGCCTGGCCACGGGCACCCCCGGCACCCCGGACGCGGAGGTGCCGAGCCGTTGGTTCACGTTCTGCGCCGGCTACGGCTTCGACGCGGGAGTGATCGGCCGGGTGGAGGGGCAGCGGGAGCGGGGCAAACGTTCCACCCACGCGCTGTATGTGCGGCAGGCGATGCGGCATTTCCTCGGCGACCGGCAGCGGACGCACGGCACCATCTCGTTGACCCGCCCCGGCGAAGAGCCCGTCGAGGGGCTGGTGTTGTCGATAATCTGCAATACGGCACCCTGGACCTTCCTGGGGAACCGGCCGGTGTACGCCGCGCCGCGCGCCTCGTTCGACACGGGGCTCGATCTGCTCGGCCTCTCCCGCCTCTCCTCGGCCGCCGTCACGCGCTACGGAACCCAACTGCTGCGCTCCAGCCCGGACCGAGGGCCACATGGCCGACATGTCGTGTCGTTGCATGACGAAACGGAGTTCACCTTGCAATCGCAGGCGCCACTGCCGTTTCAGCTTGATGGTGACCACCTGGGACTGCGAAACAGCGTCTCCTTCACAGGCGTGCGCCGTGCACTGCGTGTGATTGTGTGA
- a CDS encoding CGNR zinc finger domain-containing protein → MELTYYADFAVRLVNTEQPQRGTDSLTSVDAVRALFGEAQHAARRAGEGDVTRLRGVRGRLRAVFTAAHEGEEVRAVDLLNALLLEYPASPQISGHDYLDEAGRPRWHLHLAEHPSNATAGYAAIACMGLAFQLTDLGVNRLGICEAAPCRNAYIDTSTNRSKRYCTDRCATRANVAAYRARKRRERAESGRTVDGSRPSAPTREPTRPGEPAGAGASTSPETPGDPTASAGER, encoded by the coding sequence ATGGAGTTGACCTATTACGCGGACTTCGCCGTACGCCTGGTGAACACGGAGCAGCCGCAGCGCGGCACCGACTCCCTCACCTCGGTGGACGCCGTCCGCGCGCTCTTCGGCGAGGCCCAGCACGCGGCCCGCCGGGCGGGCGAGGGCGATGTGACCCGACTGCGCGGCGTCCGCGGCCGGCTGCGCGCCGTCTTCACCGCCGCGCACGAGGGCGAGGAGGTGCGCGCCGTCGACCTGCTGAACGCCCTGCTGCTCGAATACCCGGCGAGCCCCCAGATCTCGGGGCACGACTACCTCGACGAGGCCGGTCGGCCCCGCTGGCACCTGCACCTCGCCGAGCATCCGTCGAACGCCACCGCCGGCTATGCCGCCATCGCCTGCATGGGGCTCGCCTTCCAGCTCACCGATCTGGGCGTCAACCGGCTCGGCATCTGCGAAGCGGCCCCCTGCCGCAACGCCTATATCGACACATCGACCAATCGTTCCAAGCGCTACTGCACCGACCGCTGTGCCACCCGCGCCAACGTCGCCGCCTACCGGGCGCGCAAGCGCCGGGAGCGCGCGGAGAGCGGGCGCACGGTGGACGGCAGCCGGCCCAGCGCCCCCACCAGGGAGCCGACCCGGCCCGGGGAGCCGGCGGGCGCCGGCGCCTCGACCAGCCCGGAGACGCCGGGCGACCCGACGGCGTCAGCCGGGGAACGCTGA
- a CDS encoding NUDIX domain-containing protein: MSSALPPAVQSMTMLAAAVLVHDPATHRVLLLRRGPAAKFAPGQWDLPVGKSDPGEPVTTTAVRELREETGLVVKESALRLAHVLHVARGVEAPNGFVTVVFRTEDWSGEPRNVEPAKHSEVRWVDVDALPAYSATMVFGGDRLVERCLSDEVDLTLLGWP, translated from the coding sequence ATGTCCTCAGCGCTGCCCCCGGCCGTCCAGTCCATGACCATGCTCGCCGCCGCCGTGCTGGTGCACGACCCGGCGACGCACCGCGTGCTGCTGCTGCGCCGCGGCCCGGCCGCCAAGTTCGCGCCCGGGCAGTGGGATCTGCCGGTCGGCAAGAGCGATCCGGGCGAGCCGGTGACCACCACCGCCGTACGGGAGTTGCGCGAGGAGACGGGGCTGGTCGTGAAGGAGTCGGCGCTCCGGCTGGCCCATGTGCTGCATGTGGCGCGCGGCGTCGAGGCGCCCAACGGCTTCGTCACGGTGGTGTTCAGGACCGAGGACTGGAGCGGCGAGCCGCGCAACGTCGAACCGGCCAAGCACTCCGAGGTGCGCTGGGTGGACGTCGACGCGCTGCCCGCGTACTCGGCGACCATGGTCTTCGGCGGCGACCGCCTGGTGGAGCGCTGCCTGAGCGACGAGGTCGACCTGACCCTCCTCGGCTGGCCGTGA
- a CDS encoding class I SAM-dependent methyltransferase has translation MTDWSVWQQSWDDQQEWYLPDREERFRVMLDAVEAVVGDRPRVLDLACGTGSISARALRRFPDAVSTGVDLDPALLTIARGSFADHPRASFVAADLTDPDWTAALPHPSYDAVLTATALHWLREESLRALYGRLAQLVRPGGVFLNADHMPHERAPRINAAIRAFDEARQRREKERGRADWAEWWRSAAEAPELAAPTAERFRIFGDPSEGDHSDGQMFSIDWHVDALREAGFAEARPVWASPNDATVLALR, from the coding sequence ATGACGGACTGGTCTGTTTGGCAGCAGAGTTGGGACGATCAGCAGGAGTGGTACCTGCCGGATCGGGAGGAGCGGTTCCGGGTGATGCTCGACGCGGTCGAGGCCGTCGTCGGGGACCGTCCCCGCGTGCTCGATCTCGCCTGTGGCACCGGCAGCATCAGTGCCAGGGCGCTGCGCAGGTTCCCCGACGCGGTCAGCACGGGCGTCGACCTCGACCCCGCGCTGCTGACCATCGCCAGGGGCAGCTTCGCCGACCACCCCAGGGCCTCGTTCGTCGCCGCCGATCTCACCGACCCCGACTGGACGGCCGCGCTCCCGCACCCCTCCTATGACGCGGTGCTGACCGCGACCGCACTGCACTGGCTGCGCGAGGAGTCGCTGCGCGCGCTCTACGGCCGGCTGGCCCAACTGGTGCGGCCCGGCGGCGTCTTCCTCAACGCCGACCATATGCCGCACGAGCGGGCGCCCCGGATCAACGCGGCGATCAGGGCCTTCGACGAGGCCAGGCAGCGCCGGGAGAAGGAGCGGGGCCGCGCCGACTGGGCGGAGTGGTGGCGGTCGGCCGCCGAGGCGCCCGAGTTGGCCGCCCCCACGGCGGAGCGGTTCCGGATCTTCGGCGACCCCAGCGAGGGCGATCACTCCGACGGGCAGATGTTCTCCATCGACTGGCATGTCGACGCCCTGCGCGAGGCCGGCTTCGCCGAGGCCAGGCCGGTCTGGGCCTCCCCGAACGACGCCACCGTGCTGGCCCTGCGCTGA
- a CDS encoding NAD(P)/FAD-dependent oxidoreductase, translated as MDVNRSAGKRFAEEILIVGAGVVGASVAYHLTRLGHERVTVLDARDRARLPGSTGLAPGFVGQLSATPELTVLARDSVATYRALAKTTPEPVFLQVGCLEVATTPARLEQAHHDVEQGERAGLPARVLDPTEAAALAPALIDAERALGALHLPTDGAADPAALTHALVQAATNGGARFRFDAPVRALEIEDGRVVGVRAGADGELLRAGRTVLATGIWGPVLAATASVRLPMAAVQHPYLYTAELPELDDTPIDGPIVRYPDHAVYTRRHGRRYGLGSYAHPPLPLTPSAALTSAELPFREEDFGTAPAAATALVPVFRTAPVGRRLNGVFALTPDELPLVGPAAGVAGLWCAEASWVTHAGGVGRQLASQLLETGDPLVDPERLAPDRFASWSDERISATALGHYQGIYDAH; from the coding sequence ATGGACGTGAACAGGAGCGCGGGAAAGCGGTTCGCCGAAGAGATCCTGATCGTCGGCGCCGGCGTGGTGGGGGCCTCGGTCGCCTACCACCTCACCCGGCTGGGGCACGAGCGGGTGACGGTGCTCGACGCCCGTGACCGCGCCCGGCTGCCCGGCTCGACCGGTCTGGCGCCCGGCTTCGTCGGCCAGCTCAGCGCCACCCCCGAGCTGACCGTGCTGGCCCGGGACAGCGTCGCCACCTACCGCGCGCTCGCCAAGACCACGCCCGAGCCGGTCTTCTTGCAGGTCGGCTGCCTTGAGGTCGCCACCACACCCGCCCGCCTTGAGCAGGCCCACCACGACGTGGAGCAGGGCGAACGGGCCGGACTGCCGGCCCGGGTGCTCGACCCCACCGAGGCCGCAGCGCTGGCCCCCGCGCTGATCGACGCCGAGCGCGCCCTGGGCGCGCTGCACCTGCCCACCGACGGCGCCGCCGACCCGGCCGCGCTCACCCACGCCCTCGTCCAGGCCGCCACGAACGGCGGAGCGCGCTTCCGCTTCGACGCGCCGGTGCGCGCGCTGGAGATCGAGGACGGCCGGGTGGTGGGCGTGCGCGCCGGGGCGGACGGCGAGCTGCTGCGCGCCGGCCGGACCGTGCTGGCCACCGGGATCTGGGGCCCCGTGCTGGCGGCGACGGCCAGCGTGCGCCTGCCCATGGCCGCCGTCCAACACCCCTACCTCTACACCGCCGAACTGCCGGAACTCGACGACACCCCCATCGACGGACCGATCGTCCGCTACCCCGACCACGCCGTCTACACCCGCCGCCACGGCCGCCGCTACGGGCTCGGCTCCTACGCCCACCCACCGCTTCCGCTGACTCCCTCAGCCGCCCTCACCTCAGCGGAACTCCCCTTCAGGGAAGAGGACTTCGGCACCGCCCCGGCCGCGGCCACCGCCCTGGTGCCGGTCTTCCGCACGGCCCCAGTGGGCCGCCGCCTCAACGGGGTGTTCGCCCTGACGCCCGACGAACTCCCACTGGTCGGGCCAGCCGCCGGGGTGGCGGGGCTGTGGTGCGCCGAGGCGTCCTGGGTCACCCACGCCGGCGGCGTCGGCCGCCAGCTGGCCAGCCAGCTCCTGGAGACCGGCGACCCGCTGGTCGACCCCGAGCGGCTGGCCCCCGACCGCTTCGCCTCCTGGAGCGACGAACGGATCAGCGCCACCGCCCTCGGCCACTACCAGGGCATCTACGACGCGCACTGA
- a CDS encoding HelD family protein, with product MSSRQENGDLDAERRYVNGLYERLDALREQVARQLDATLASTGLGHQGLAERDVTAQELASRLALLDGVENGLCFGRLDMRDEERRYIGRLGLRDTDGTYNPLLIDWRAPAARPFYVATALNPLEVRRRRHIQSQGRVVVGVWDEEFAGTAEVSGDSALLDALNAARTDRMGDIVATIQAEQDEVIRAHHRGVLVVQGGPGTGKTAVALHRAAYLLYTRREQLARSVVLVVGPNPTFLRYIGDVLPSLGETGVLLATVDQLYPGVRPQGAEHAAGATLKGRRAMVEVLERAVADRQLAPDDGCVVEVDRQRLRLAPTTCAALRRAARASGLPHNQARDVFAKLLVDALTELSVAEFGTDVLDGGPLLGEEEIATVRADLVAEPAVRATLDELWPTLSPTTLLAGLLGSLDRLAVAAPGLTEAERAALHRPEAPDGWTAADVPLLDEAAELLGPLPEAGPGPEDEERAHALRLAGEALAVGYGSRTVDVDDGEESEQLAGWDLLDAEALAERQAAVDHRTPARRAAADRTWAFGHVVVDEAQELSPMAWRLLMRRAPARSMTLVGDIAQTGDPGGAPSWDDVLRPHVGDRWRLAELTVNYRLPTEIAEVAAEVLGRIDPSRRAPRAVRESGVRPWWRRAADASPAGLAAEAARLAALECEALPAGRVAVLVPRALRGAAGAAVAALGRGERIVALDPGTAKGLEFDAVVVVDPERMVADGPRGLGDLYVALTRPTRRLGVLHPGSAPPVGLAGLVGPLGCERGTGQCAS from the coding sequence ATGTCAAGTCGCCAGGAAAACGGGGACCTCGATGCCGAACGCCGCTATGTGAATGGCCTGTACGAGCGGCTCGACGCCCTGCGCGAGCAGGTGGCGCGGCAGCTGGACGCCACCCTGGCGAGCACCGGGCTCGGCCATCAGGGGCTGGCCGAACGCGATGTCACGGCACAGGAGTTGGCCAGCCGGCTGGCGCTGCTCGACGGTGTGGAGAACGGGCTGTGCTTCGGCCGACTCGATATGCGGGACGAGGAGCGCCGCTATATCGGCCGGCTGGGGCTGCGGGACACGGACGGAACGTACAACCCGTTGCTCATCGACTGGCGGGCGCCCGCCGCTCGTCCCTTCTATGTGGCCACCGCGCTCAATCCGTTGGAGGTGCGTCGGCGTCGGCATATCCAGTCACAGGGGCGCGTCGTCGTCGGAGTGTGGGACGAGGAGTTCGCCGGCACCGCCGAGGTGAGCGGGGACTCGGCGCTGCTGGACGCGCTGAACGCGGCCAGGACGGACCGGATGGGCGACATCGTGGCCACCATCCAGGCCGAGCAGGACGAGGTCATCCGTGCCCACCACCGTGGGGTGCTGGTGGTGCAGGGCGGCCCAGGCACGGGAAAGACCGCCGTCGCGCTCCACCGCGCCGCCTACCTCCTCTACACCCGGCGTGAACAACTGGCCAGGAGCGTGGTGCTGGTGGTCGGCCCCAACCCGACGTTCCTGCGCTACATCGGCGACGTGCTGCCCTCGCTGGGCGAGACCGGCGTGCTTCTTGCCACCGTCGACCAGCTCTACCCCGGCGTGCGCCCCCAGGGCGCGGAGCATGCGGCGGGCGCGACGCTCAAGGGGCGGCGCGCCATGGTCGAGGTGCTGGAACGGGCCGTCGCCGACCGTCAACTGGCCCCGGACGACGGCTGTGTCGTCGAGGTCGACCGCCAGCGGCTCCGGCTGGCGCCGACCACCTGCGCCGCGCTCAGGCGGGCGGCCAGGGCGAGCGGACTGCCGCACAACCAGGCCAGAGACGTCTTCGCGAAGCTGCTGGTCGACGCCCTGACCGAGCTGTCGGTGGCGGAGTTCGGCACGGATGTGCTGGACGGCGGCCCGCTGTTGGGCGAGGAGGAGATCGCCACCGTCCGCGCCGACCTCGTCGCCGAGCCCGCGGTGCGGGCGACCCTCGACGAGCTGTGGCCCACGCTCAGCCCGACGACGCTGCTCGCCGGCCTCCTCGGCTCGCTCGACCGGCTGGCCGTGGCCGCGCCCGGGCTGACCGAGGCGGAACGCGCCGCCCTGCACCGCCCCGAGGCGCCCGACGGCTGGACGGCGGCGGATGTGCCCCTGCTGGACGAGGCGGCCGAGCTCCTCGGCCCGCTGCCCGAGGCGGGCCCCGGCCCCGAGGACGAGGAACGGGCCCACGCGCTGCGGCTGGCCGGGGAGGCGCTGGCCGTCGGCTACGGCTCCCGGACGGTCGACGTCGACGACGGCGAGGAGTCGGAACAGCTCGCCGGCTGGGACCTGTTGGACGCCGAGGCGCTCGCCGAGCGGCAGGCCGCCGTGGATCACCGCACCCCGGCGCGGCGCGCCGCGGCCGACCGCACCTGGGCCTTCGGCCATGTGGTGGTGGACGAGGCGCAGGAGCTGTCCCCGATGGCCTGGCGGCTGCTGATGCGCCGCGCTCCCGCCCGGTCGATGACGCTGGTCGGCGATATCGCGCAGACCGGTGACCCGGGGGGCGCGCCGTCCTGGGACGACGTGCTGCGGCCCCATGTGGGCGACCGCTGGCGGCTGGCCGAGCTGACCGTCAACTACCGGCTGCCGACGGAGATCGCCGAGGTCGCGGCCGAGGTGCTCGGCCGGATCGACCCGTCGCGGCGGGCGCCGCGCGCCGTGCGGGAGAGCGGTGTGCGCCCCTGGTGGCGCCGCGCGGCGGACGCCTCGCCCGCCGGGCTGGCCGCCGAGGCGGCGCGGCTCGCCGCGCTGGAGTGCGAGGCGCTGCCGGCGGGACGGGTCGCCGTGCTGGTGCCCCGGGCGCTGCGGGGCGCGGCCGGGGCGGCGGTCGCGGCCCTGGGGCGCGGCGAGCGGATCGTCGCGTTGGACCCGGGCACCGCCAAGGGGCTTGAGTTCGACGCGGTGGTGGTCGTCGACCCGGAGCGGATGGTCGCCGATGGGCCGCGTGGACTCGGCGACCTCTATGTCGCGCTGACCCGCCCGACCAGGCGTCTTGGCGTGCTCCACCCGGGGTCAGCGCCGCCGGTGGGGCTGGCGGGCCTGGTCGGGCCGCTGGGGTGCGAGCGGGGCACGGGTCAGTGCGCGTCGTAG
- a CDS encoding RNA polymerase sigma factor SigF, whose protein sequence is MTGAQGPPRDEGAEVNEVDQTARTAAHQQPAGAAIPGQSDPPIRRFGADQPQTRRRLSADPQDRSAARALFVRLRELPEGSAAKAELRDTLVRMHLPLVEHLARRFRNRGEPLDDLTQVATIGLIKSVDRFDPERGVEFSTYATPTVVGEIKRHFRDKGWAVRVPRRLQELRLSLSQATAELSQQHGRAPTVHELAQRLNISEEDVLEGLESANAYSTLSLDVPDTDDESPAVADTLGAEDDALEGVEYRESLKPLLEQLPPREKKILLLRFFGNMTQSQIAQEVGISQMHVSRLLARTLAQLREKLLVEE, encoded by the coding sequence GTGACCGGCGCCCAGGGGCCGCCACGGGACGAGGGGGCCGAGGTGAACGAGGTGGACCAGACAGCGCGCACGGCGGCACACCAACAGCCGGCCGGCGCGGCCATTCCCGGGCAGTCCGACCCGCCGATCCGGCGGTTCGGAGCCGACCAACCACAGACGCGACGCCGTCTGTCGGCCGATCCGCAGGACCGCAGCGCGGCCAGGGCCCTCTTCGTCCGGCTGCGCGAGCTGCCCGAAGGCTCAGCGGCGAAGGCGGAGTTGCGCGACACCCTGGTGCGCATGCATCTGCCGCTGGTGGAGCATCTCGCGCGCCGCTTCCGCAATCGGGGCGAGCCGCTGGACGACCTCACCCAGGTCGCCACCATCGGGTTGATCAAGTCCGTCGACCGCTTCGACCCCGAGCGCGGCGTGGAGTTCTCCACCTACGCCACGCCCACCGTGGTCGGCGAGATCAAACGGCACTTCCGGGACAAGGGCTGGGCCGTGCGGGTCCCCCGGCGGCTCCAGGAGCTGCGCCTCTCGCTGAGCCAGGCCACCGCTGAGCTGTCCCAACAGCACGGCAGGGCCCCCACGGTGCACGAGCTGGCCCAGCGGCTGAACATCTCCGAAGAGGATGTACTGGAGGGCCTGGAGTCGGCCAACGCGTACAGCACGCTCTCCCTGGACGTCCCCGACACCGACGACGAGTCGCCGGCCGTCGCCGACACGCTGGGCGCCGAGGACGACGCGCTGGAGGGCGTGGAGTACCGCGAGTCGCTCAAGCCCCTGCTGGAGCAACTGCCGCCCAGGGAGAAGAAGATCCTGCTGCTGCGCTTCTTCGGCAACATGACCCAGTCGCAGATCGCCCAGGAGGTCGGCATCTCGCAGATGCATGTCTCCCGGCTGTTGGCCCGCACCCTGGCCCAACTCCGGGAGAAGCTGCTCGTCGAGGAGTGA
- the sodN gene encoding superoxide dismutase, Ni: MLSRLFAPKVKVSAHCDLPCGVYDPAQARIEAESVKAVQEKYQANDDPHFRARATVIKEERAELAKHHVSVLWSDYFKPPHFEKYPELHQLVNETLKALSAAKGSTDPATGQKALDYIAQIDKIFWETKKG; encoded by the coding sequence ATGCTCTCCCGCCTGTTCGCCCCGAAGGTCAAGGTCAGCGCGCACTGCGACCTTCCGTGTGGCGTGTACGACCCGGCCCAGGCCCGCATCGAGGCCGAGTCCGTCAAGGCCGTCCAGGAGAAGTACCAAGCCAACGACGACCCGCACTTCCGTGCCAGGGCCACCGTCATCAAGGAGGAGCGCGCCGAGCTGGCGAAGCATCACGTCTCGGTGCTGTGGAGCGACTACTTCAAGCCGCCGCACTTCGAGAAGTACCCCGAGCTGCACCAGCTGGTCAACGAGACCCTCAAGGCCCTGAGCGCCGCCAAGGGTTCGACCGACCCGGCGACCGGCCAGAAGGCCCTGGACTACATCGCCCAGATCGACAAGATCTTCTGGGAGACCAAGAAGGGCTGA
- a CDS encoding NADP-dependent malic enzyme: MASEIINPRGELTREQPTHAPSAGLVDAGIDPVFALHRGGKMAVRGTVPLRDADDLSLAYTPGVARVCEAIAERPELVHDYTWKSGTVAVVTDGSAVLGLGDIGPEASLPVMEGKAILFKQFGGVDAVPVALDCREPDELVETVVRLAPSFGGINLEDISAPRCFEIERRLQERLDIPVFHDDQHGTAVVTLAALRNAARLTGRDLADLRVVISGAGAAGVAISRILMGAGVGDVVVCDRRGVVSADRTDLTDVKRELAELTNRTGLTGSLADALAGADVFVGVSGGTVPESAVASMAPGAFVFAMANPDPEVHPEVAARHAAVVATGRSDFPNQINNVLAFPGIFAGALRVRATRITEGMKLAAAEALASVVADELSPTRVIPSPFDERVAPAVAAAVAEAARAEGVARI, encoded by the coding sequence GTGGCATCGGAGATCATCAACCCACGCGGTGAACTCACCCGCGAACAGCCCACCCATGCCCCGTCGGCCGGGCTGGTCGACGCCGGCATCGACCCGGTGTTCGCCCTGCACCGGGGCGGCAAGATGGCCGTGCGCGGCACCGTCCCGCTGCGCGACGCGGACGACCTCTCGCTCGCCTACACCCCCGGCGTCGCCCGGGTCTGCGAGGCGATCGCGGAACGGCCCGAGCTGGTCCACGACTACACCTGGAAGTCGGGGACGGTCGCGGTGGTCACCGACGGCAGCGCGGTGCTCGGCCTGGGCGACATCGGGCCCGAGGCGTCGCTTCCGGTGATGGAGGGCAAGGCCATCCTGTTCAAGCAGTTCGGCGGCGTGGACGCGGTCCCGGTGGCGCTCGACTGCCGCGAGCCCGACGAACTCGTCGAGACCGTCGTCCGGTTGGCGCCGTCCTTCGGCGGCATCAACCTGGAGGACATCTCGGCCCCGCGGTGCTTCGAGATCGAGCGGCGGCTCCAGGAGCGCCTGGACATCCCGGTCTTCCACGACGACCAGCACGGCACCGCCGTGGTCACGCTGGCCGCGCTGCGGAACGCGGCCAGGCTCACCGGGCGTGACCTGGCCGATCTGCGGGTGGTCATCTCGGGCGCCGGCGCGGCCGGCGTCGCCATCAGCCGCATCCTGATGGGCGCCGGCGTCGGCGACGTCGTGGTCTGCGACCGGCGCGGCGTGGTCTCGGCGGACCGCACGGATCTGACGGACGTCAAACGGGAGTTGGCCGAGCTGACCAACCGGACGGGACTGACCGGTTCGCTGGCGGACGCGCTGGCCGGCGCCGACGTGTTCGTCGGGGTCAGCGGGGGCACCGTTCCCGAGTCGGCGGTGGCGAGCATGGCCCCGGGCGCGTTCGTCTTCGCCATGGCCAACCCGGACCCCGAGGTCCACCCCGAGGTGGCCGCCCGGCACGCGGCGGTGGTGGCCACCGGGCGCAGCGACTTCCCCAACCAGATCAACAACGTGCTGGCCTTCCCCGGGATCTTCGCCGGCGCCCTGCGGGTGCGGGCCACCCGGATCACCGAGGGCATGAAGCTGGCCGCCGCCGAGGCCCTGGCCTCGGTGGTCGCTGACGAGCTGAGCCCCACCCGGGTGATCCCCTCCCCGTTCGACGAGCGGGTGGCGCCGGCCGTGGCCGCCGCCGTCGCCGAGGCGGCGCGCGCCGAGGGCGTCGCGCGGATCTGA